The proteins below are encoded in one region of Metabacillus dongyingensis:
- a CDS encoding DUF2573 family protein, protein MQEDLKEPLNGLIEKYTELLLGESTPELQEKVKSWLIYTHIAKSMPPLAKHWNETYPAEKEKIKQLISEIKQLNEQHRAKLKTNNKES, encoded by the coding sequence TTGCAGGAAGATCTTAAAGAACCGCTGAATGGCCTGATTGAAAAATACACAGAATTGCTTCTTGGAGAGTCAACGCCTGAACTTCAGGAAAAAGTGAAAAGCTGGTTGATTTATACACACATTGCCAAGTCCATGCCGCCGCTTGCGAAGCATTGGAATGAAACGTATCCGGCAGAGAAAGAAAAGATCAAACAGCTTATTTCTGAAATTAAGCAGCTGAATGAACAGCATCGAGCAAAATTAAAGACAAATAATAAAGAATCATAA